ATTAACATGCTGTTCCAGCCTCCTTTATAATAGTCAGATTGCATGATGTCGTAGGTTCCTACTATGGCCAGATTGGCATCTGCATCGGTCTTGTAAAACTCCTTCTCATCCAGTCGTCCGGGAACTTCCTGATCAAGAAACTTTTTGCATCCGGAGGCTAGAAAAAGTGTAGCCATACCTAATATTGCCGTTTTTATAATAAATGTTTTCATCAGATTATATTTTGAATATTTACTAAAAGCTAAATGAAAGTCCAAATAGCGCTTTTCTTGGGGTTGGATAAACTCCTCTGTCTATACCGATGCTATTACCTCCGCCGTTCCCTCCTTCAGGATCAAGCCCTTTATACTTAGTAAAAGTGAAATAATCGTCCAGAGAGACATACATACGCACATTCTGCACGCTGATCTTTTTGGTGAAGGAGTTTGGAAGGGTATATCCCAATTGTAACTGACGGATTTTTGCAAATGAGCCATCGAATACCATCAGGTCACTATTGTAAGATTTTGCATCTGCACCTGCTGAAAAGAAAGTATTGGTACTGCCCTCGCCATTCCAGCGGTCATTAAAGAAGAAATCCGGTTTATTCGCCGTACGACGGTCATTACGAACAAATCCCATCAACACATCATTCCCCTGAGATCCCTGTAAAAAGGCCAGCAAATCAAATCCTTTATAGCTCATGGTGATTCTTGCACCATAAGTGAAATCAGGAAAAGCATCTCCGATATTGGTCTGATCAGTCGGACCGATCGCGCCATCTTTGTTAACGTCTACAAATCTCGGATCACCTGGTTTTGGAGCATAGCCTGTAAGTTTGTTATCCGCAATATACTTATCAATCTCTGCCTGGTTCTGGAAGATACCATCTGTCTGATATCCATAGAAATACCAAAGTGGCAGGTCTTTCTCAAAACGGGTGGCAGACCAGCCTGTACCCACACCTGCACCGGTGATAATCGGATAAAGTGGATTGGTTTTAGTCACCTTATTATCAAGAGCGCTCAGGTTTAGCGCAATCTCATATTTAAAAGCGCTCTCCCTGCCATTGTTATAAGCCAGTTCAAACTCCCATCCTTTATTCACCACATTTCCGCTGTTTACATCATTCAGTCCGTTCCCGGCAATAAATGGGGCCGCTCCGTTGGTAATCAGGTCTTTGGTCGTTTTCTTAAAGTAGTCGGCAGTCAGGGTAACCCTACTGTTGAACAAACTCAGATCCAATCCAAAATCCAGCTGCTCACTGGTTTCCCAGGTCAGAAAGGGATTCAGTAAGTTTGTCGGCGCCGCACCAAGCACAAAGTTTCCTTCAGCATCGGTATACTTCTGCCCCTGGCCAACAAAACTTTGCCATGAACCGATAGGAACATTGGATAAACTACCATTCTGCCCCCAGCTGGCCCTTAATTTCGCATAGTTCACTACATTAGAAATACTGGAAGTATAGAAGTCTTCCTTAGACATTACCCATCCTGCCGATACGGAAGGGAAAGTCCCCCAGCGTCTGTCTGACGGAAACAGAGATGATCCATCGTATCTTAGCGTAGCTGCAAACAGGTATTTATCTTTATAGTCATACATCAGACGTCCGTAGTACGATTGTAAAGTACTGGCGTCATACCTTCCTGTAAAAGTTGATAGTTTTTCTTTCGCCTCCAGAACATATTCCGGATAGGCCCATTTATCTTCATTTCTGAAAATACCGGAATACGAGCCTTCGATGTTGTTGTACATTCTTTTAATAGCCGATGTACCTGCAAGGACGCTGAAATTATGATCTCCTATCTTTTTATTGTAGGTGAGGTAATTCTCCCATTGCCAGTTGAAATAATTCCGCTGATAATCAGATCCGTTAGCAATCGGGGTTGTTTTTTCGCTGGAATACCAGGAAGTAGGGTTCCAGGCATGGTTTCTTACAAACGCAGCATCAATACCGAAACGGGTGGTAAATTTAAGACCGGCAATTGGTTCCACATCAGCAAAGACATTACCTACCAGTTTATTCTGATTGGTTCTGGAGTTGGTGGTGGCAATCATGGCCAATGGATTGCCGTATTCTCCCTGCACATATGGAGAGATTCCATAATAATTTCCTTTTCCATCTCTTACCAGCGGAAAGTTACTGGCCAGTGCATTCTTCACATGAGCAGGCAACTCTCCGGTATAAGTTACGGGAGTAAGCGGATCGTAAGCCAGCATACTTCCAACCACAGAGCCATATTCCGTATTTTCAGAAATGCCACGGTTGGTAAAATTAGAGTACGAAAGACGCTCGCCGATATTCAGCCATGACTTCATCTTATGGTCGGAATTGATCCTTACAGTAACCCGGTCGAATTTAGATTTATCGCTTCCGATAATCCCCTTTTGCGTGAAATAATTCATGCCGATCAGGTAGGTCGACTTCTCAGAACCTCCACTAAAATTCAGCGTGTGGTGTTGCAAAGGTGCGGTATCAAAAACTTCATCAACCCAGTTTGTTCCGGTACCTACAGCCTGCGCCTGGGCAAGAGTAGGCCCGGTAAGCTTAGCTTCAGCCAGGTATTGCTGATATTGCAGCGCATTCATTGGCTTTACGTTATTTCTGGCCGATTGTGAGCCGTATTGAAAGCTGTAATTGATGACCTCGGTATTTGCCTTTCCTGATTTTGTAGTGATAATAACTACACCATTGGCACCTTCAGCTCCATAAATTGCTGCTGAAGCTGCATCTTTCAGAATTTCAATATTGCTGACCTCCGAAGGATCAAGAAATTCAATTCCTCCGGCACGAACCCCATCTACGATATATAAAGGATCAGATTTTCTGTTGGAACCGGCTCCCCTTACCCTGATGCTCATTCCTGCACCCGGTGCACCGGAACTTGGAATCACATTTACGCCTGCAGTTCTACCCTGCAGGGCCTGGTCAATCCTGCCGGAAGAAACCGTTTTCAGGTCTTCAGCTTTTATAGAGGAAATTGCCCCGGTTACGAGACTTTTCTTTTGTGTTCCATACCCGATGACCACAATTTCACTGAGTGCCGTCTCATCTGATTCCAAAGCTACATTGATTGTGTTTCCTGATACGGTAATGACCTGGGCTTTCATTCCTAACTGACGGAACTCCAGCTTTGCGCCGTTAGGGGCAACAATAGCATACTTTCCAGATCCGTCTGTACTGGTCGCTTTGCTGCTGCCTTGTATTGTAACGGTAACTCCCGGCAAAGGTTTCCCATCTGCTTTCTCGGTTACCCTGCCCGTTACTGTGAGCTCCTGTGCCTTGGTAATAAATGGCAGGATCAACAAACAGCATACGAAGAAAATAAGAGTAATACTTCTTTTCATACGATTTAATTTGGTTGGTTAATATTTGGTTAGCTGGCCTGAGCATCTTGCAAAGGCAACATCAAATCTATACCAGGAGCAAATTATTTGTACAAACAGATAGGCCTACACAGCCACTACAGCGAGGTTTAGAGTGCCTGCAGCGCCTCGAAAAAGGCCCTACATCACTACTACAACAAACAATCAACACGCTATATATCAATAATTTAAAATAAATCAACCCGCTACATCGGATCTGGAGATCGTAATCAGAAAATCATACAGATTGGTTTCCGGCATCAGGCGTAGTTTTTTTCTCAAACGGTACCGTCCTACCTCTACTGCTTTGATGGTAATGTTCATAAGTTGTGCAATTTCCTTGGTAGATAAGTTCATCTTAAGGTAAGCACTCAGCTTGAGTTCATTTGGAGTAAGATCCGGATAAAGATCTTTCAGCCGGTTAAAGAAATCGGCATTTACAGAGTTGAAATGCATGGAAAAATTATCCCAGTCCTGATCGCTCTTTTCCACGTCCCGGATCAGACGGATCAGGTGCCTGAAACTTGGAGAACTGTCGTTAATGTCGTGATTCTTGATGACCGTAGAAATCACATCTTTAATTTTTGCCAATACCTTCCCTCTTTGCACCAGGTGCATGGTCATGGTAGACAGCTCCCGGTTTTTGTAATCCACATCTGCCTCCAGTTTTTCATACTCCAGACGAACAATCTCCTTTTCGGAACGGTCCATTTCCAATTGATGCAGATAGCTCAGTTTAGCCTGCGCAAGAATGTGCTTCTTTTTCTGCCATTTAAAGAAAAGGTAAATGATTAAGCCTACCAGCAACAAATAAAGAATATAGGCCCAGACACTCTGATACCAGGCAGGTAACACTTCAAAAGAATAAGAAACCGGTTCAGATTCATTACCCACGCTATTTCTTGCCTTTACCGTAAAAGTATACTTGCCGGCCGGGAGATTGGTATAATCTTTTTCTGTTTTTTGTGCCCAGGGCGACCAGCTTTTATCAAAACCCGTCAGCTGATAACTGAATTCAATGTTTTTCTGATGTTCAAATAAAGTAGATGAATATTCAAAATGCAGGGAATTGAAAGTATTGGACAACCTCAGGGCAGAAGCAGGATCCTGCGAAGTACTGAGGTCATTCTTCTTCATATAATAACCTCCAAAAATAACACTGTCCGTCTTCCCGATCAGGCGAATGGTACCCATCACCAATTTAGGTCTGGAAATGTTCTCCAGATATTTGGTATAGTTGAGGTGATAGGCCCCTTTATTCGCCCCGATAAATACATTCTCCGCATTCATGACATAGATGGACTCAAAACCGCCCACCACCTTGCCATCCAGCTGCGGAAAATAGTGAACAGAAAAAGGAAGGTTTCCCCGGGGCCTGGTAAAATCGAGTACCCCCACCTTTTTATTGGAGACAAACCAGACATTCCCCTTACTGTCTTCCTTCAGGTATTGAATGGGCATCCCCTTTAACGCAGTGTTGAGCAATGGAAACGGTTTAAATTTATTCCCTGCGGCATCGTATTCATAAACTCCCTGTTCTGTAGCAATAACCACCCTGTTTTTCACTTTAAAAACATAGTTGTACATCCAGGAAGGAAGACCTTGTTTGTCGGTGTAAAGCACAGATTTAGTGATTCTTTTATAATCCGGCGACAGCTCGATCTTATAGACCCCATGATAAGGATGAGAAGCCCAGACCTGGTTGTCGTTATCAAAAGCAATAAACCTCAGGGATTCCGTAATCCCCTCCACTTTATTGCCGTTTATAAAATTACCGTTCTGGTAACTGATTTTCTGAAGCCCGAGATAAGAACCTGCAATGATATCTGCTGAGGGAAAAACATTGGACACCGGTTGAAATAACCAGGTCCCCGGAACACTGTATATCTGTCGGGCGATATCCCGTTCAATTACGGAAAAACCGTCTTCATGTCCCATCAGCAGGTGACCATTAAGTTCTGAAAGGCTCCAGACCTGTCCTTTGGTATTGCTGACCTCCCTGAACACTCCCTTTGAAAGACTCAGGTCTTTTAACCCAGACTCTATCGGGGCCACATAGAGCCCGTTTGAAGTACCAATGTACAAATGGTTATTAAACCCGGCAACAGCATAACTGGTGATCTGTTTATTTTTGTCAGGAAAGATATTTTTTACGGCACTATTGATGGCGATGTAGTCAATCCCATCATCCAGGGCGAGCCAGAGATTTTTGTTGTTATCAATGATACAACCCCTCACATTATTGTTCTGAAGTCCTTGCTTATACGTGTACCGCTGCACCAGTTTACCTGATTTGCTGAGGATCATCACCCCTCCGGAAGTGGTCCCGATCAGGTATTTATCGCCTTCCATTTCTTTTGCATAATAAATCCGGTCATTATAAAAAATCCCGTCCAGACTGGTCTTCTTAGCAATGAGCTTTTTATCCTTCATGAGGAACAAGCCGTTCTTTAAGGTAGAAACCAGTAAAGTGTCTTTACCATACTTCATAATTGCGGTTACAGCAGAATTGTTCAGCACCGGATCACTGCAATAAGGCTTCCATACATTGTCCTCGTAAACCATCAGCCCCTTACCTTTGGAATGGGCAAACAACTGTCCGTTTGCCTGTCCGGCAAACTCCCAGGAGACCTCTGGTTTATACACTTTTACCGCTCCGTCTTTATAATGAATGATGGCTGTTGTGGTTCTGAAAATAACCTCGTCATTCAAAATCGACACATTCCATATGTCTGCAAACTTGCGGTACTTTTCGGGAATAAGGGAAACGATAGAGTGGTATTTAAGCACCCCATGATCATCGGGAAAGAAGTACCCGGCCTCATCCTGCCCACCAACAAAAATCCGGTTCTTCGAATCAATTTCAATGGAACGCACGGAAGTGAAATTAGGCAGTCGGACGAGGTTCCAGAATGCCCCGTTAAAACTGAGCAGGCCCTCATTATTTCCGAAATACAAAATCCCGTTTTTATCCTGAGCAAGGTCCCAGTTCTGAATTCCTGCCTTATATTGCTCATTGTTATAATTCACAATCTGCGGACTCGCCATTTGATCCTGAGCCTGACTAAGGAAACTAAAACCCGGAAAAAAACTTAGAAATGAAAGTGTAAACAGCAGTAAAGGTTTTCCCATAAATGATCGCGCAAAAAAAATCCGTATAATGACTAATAAGCCAAAATACGGATTTTAAGGTAGATAACATTGCTTAAATTCAACTCCTGCCCCTCCCCAGGCATTGCGGGAGTTGAGTCAGAATTTCCAAATCAGAATCAGAGTTCTTGATCTAAGAATTCCCTACATGAAACTACCATCCCCCCTACGCATAATTCCTCTTCCATTCTTTCCTTTCGCACCTGTCCATTTCTGTAACCTCATGCTCAAACGAACCATAAAGTACCTGCTCAATGCATTAGATCTGGTGTCAATAATCGCATTATCAGATACATCCTGGTTCACAAAATTATTCTGGTTCAGTAAATCGAAAGCCTGGAAAGTGATCTTTCCTCTACGATCAAACAATTCCTTCTCTACATACATATTGATCACAAAGGGGTTGCTGGTCAGGTTAGAACTGATCCCCCTTACGTAATTTTTACTTGCACTATAACCAAACAGGTAAGTATCCCACAGGTACACCCTTCCATCTACGTTCAATGCCAGTGTATTGGTATTGCTGTTGGCATTGGTCAGCAGGCTATTGGTCGATTTGGTATGGTTATAAGAAACATTCGGATTGATTTCAAACCATTCTGTCGGATTGATCCTTGGCCCGAAACGCTCTACCATAGTCAGTACATTGGTATTATTCTGCAAACCATTGGTCATCGACATGCGGTGATCATAACTCACTGAACCGCTTAAAGCAAGATTATATTTCCGGTCATTCAACTGTTTGTTAACGGAATAGTTTGCATTGATCCGGTATATTCCGTTCTGATTCAGATACCTGGTTTCATTGATATAATTGGTAACGCCACCGGCAAGTGATTGTTTAATCTGCACGGTGTTCCTGATGACTGCATTATCCGTCATTGTACCATTCAGATTAACCGAGTAATTGAGTTTAGAGTTGGCAATATAGTTGTTGTAATTGGCATTGATGGTATGCGTAAAAGCAGCCAGCAGGTCGGGATTACCGACTATAGGATTCTGAGGGTTAGACACATCTCTTACCGGCTGAATCTGATCAAATGTCGGTTCTACCGCAGTTCCGGAATAGTTGATCTGCAGTTTATGTTGTCTGGACCACAAATACTCGAAACGGGCAATCGGGATCATATTAAAACTGTTTCTCTGGGTAGTCGTGCCCAGGCTCAGCTTCGTTCCGGAAAGTACCGCAGGCACCGCTGTTAATCCTAAGGAGAACCTGACTTTAGAGTTCCGGTCCATACCATAACGATAATTCAAGGCGATACGCCCCTGAGTAAAAGAGTAATCATAGATATTGCTAAGTGAATCAATTACAGCCAGATTCCCGTTAGGCCCGATATTTCTTGTTGTTGCGGTATTGTCGTACCCGTTATAGTTAATCTGTGCATTAAATTCTAACTGAGTATTTAAACTCAAAGGCTCTACATAAGTCAGACTTCCCCTGTAATTGTCCTGAAGATTTTTTCGGGCAATAATCCTGTTCACTAAAGAATCCCTGCGTTGAGTTTCTGCAATATCTGTATAAAATATATATCTGGAATCCTGAACCTGTTCCGCATCCTGGTTATTGCTATTCAGCTCTACCTGAGCGGATATATTCCTTCTTGGCTTACTAAATAAATGCTGGTAAAAGATCGTTGCGCCTACCTGTGGTCTGGTATTTTTACTTGAATTTTTACTGAATTCATCCCTATGGTTAAATCCATCCTGAAAAATAGTATCCAATCTTGAATTATTGGTTGAATTATACCGGAATGTCGGAATCACCTTCAGAAAGTTATTACTATCCAGCTCTGCTTCAATTTCCAGACGAATGTTATGGCTTTTAGTCAGGTTATCTGCAATACTGTTTTTCACCTCATTGGTCACATTATCTACCGGCGGAGCATCACTATTAGGATCTATCGCTGCAAATCTCTTCGCAGTACTGTTATTGAGGGAATTCACATCTGTAGAGCTAAAGCCATAATTTAAATTCACCTCTACCTTTTTGCTGACTTTATCCCTATAACTAAAAGAGCCATTTCCCGCCTGCGTAGTTCCGCCGCTTCCGCTTGAACTGCCACTATTCGCATTGGTATTTCCTCCATTATTACCACCTCTTCCACCACCGCCGGAATTCCCACCGCTATTTCCTCCGTTGTCTCCGCTGGAAGCAACACCGTTCACTGTATTGTTGAAACGTCCGTTTACACCGATGGTCTGATTCCCGCTCACCCTTGTCGCAAACAGTCCGGACTCAAATCTTTTGTTATTTCCTGCACCAACATTAATATTGGCCATGTTTCCAACCGATTTATCCGTCCGGGTTGTAATGTTCAGAATTTTCTCCGGATCTCCGTCTTTTACCCCGGTCCTTGCCGCCTGATCTCCGTAATCATCCACCACCTGAATCTTCTCCACAATCTCTGCCGGTAGATTTTTTATGGCATTTGCCAGATCACCGCCGAGGTATTCTTTTCCATTTAACTTAGCCTTGGTTAAGGTTTGTCCCTGATGAGTAACTGTCCCGTCGGTACCCACTTCCATTCCTTCCATTTTTTTTAGCAATTCATCAACTGTAGCGTTCTTCCTGACGATATAATCGCTGGCTTTGTATTCAACGGTATCAGTCTTATAGGTAATAGAGGGCGTACCATTGATCACCACTTCATTCAGCTGGTTCTTTTCCTCTTTCAGGGTGATGGGGTCCATCACGATTCTTGGAATGGCATCATTTTGTTTATAACGCACCGGTTTGGAAGCCGTATAACCAATGCTCTGAACTAAAAGTGTATAGGTAGCTGATTTAACATTCTTAAAAATAAAGATCCCATCGGCATTGGTACTCGTTTTTAGGGTGTCTTTATCCGAAGTCAGGCTTACGGTAGCGCCAATCACACCCAGATCTGTGGAATCTTTTACAATTCCGCTGATTTCACGTGTAGGAAGTGGCGGAGGAGGATTCTGCCCCTTAGGCGAGTCCTGTGCAAAAAGAAAAACTGAACTAAAAATAAGGGTCAATAAGAGGGTTATTTTCTTCAAAGCTCCAGAATATCGGGTGCGATGGACTTGCTGCAGCCGGAAAGCTGTAAGCTTGTAAGAATGGTTCATGTTTTGTATATGGTTTGGTTTGTGTGTGTCTCTCTTATTTTCTGACTAAACTGTATTTACCCCAGAAATCTGTTGGGCTGATCAGTGCCTGAAAATCTATACCGGAATTTCCTCCCCCTCTCGGTCCGAATCCACCACCACCAAATCCTGCTCTGCCACCACCGCCACCGCCGAAACCACCGCCATCTAATCCTGGTATTTGTAATCCGTTCAGCTTAATGTGATAAGCAAACTCTGTATTGCTGTCTTTGGAAAGGCCGAAAGCAGCCAATGGAATAGCGATCTCATAGAAAAAGGCATGGTCATTCCCGATGGATGCAACCGCCTTAATTCCATGTTCATTATAGATAGATACCAAAGTATCCGTTGTATTCTTAAATCCGCTGATTTTAATTTCTTTGACCTGCGCCAATTGTGTCCTCTGCATCGCAGCCATCATAGAATCCCGCTGTTGCTTATTCACCTGCTGGCCACCACCACCGCCTCCCATAACGGTCATCATCTGTCTGCGGCCTCCGCCCTGTCCGCCGCCACGATTCATATTTCCGCGGTTTACAATCGGGTAAGTCAGGCTGATGCTTTCTTTCTCTTTCTTTTTACCATCAGGGTTTACAGAAAAGGTAATCCCACCTGCCATGATCTTGGTATTATTGGCAGCATCTGTCGACCTGATCGCTACATAAAGATTCTGATCGTCATTGCTGATGGTATAATAGATATTTGTCCGCTTGTTCAAAGCCTGAAAATTGCCATTCCACTCCTTATCCTTGCCATCCGCCCGAATTCCTGTAGGAGCAATCAGCCCTTTTTCCTGTACATCTGGTAATTTCTGTGCATATCCTGATAAGCTGAAACCGGCAAGTAGAATCGAATGGAAGGTGAATTTGAAGAGTTTTGCATTCATAACGGGTCAAATTAATGGCAGTATTTTATATGGTTGATGTGGTTAAGACATGATAAACTGATTTAGGTTTAACGGCTATAATTAATTTTTTTCTTCTTCAATCAGTTTGTTACAATAGACGATTGCTGCTGTTCATCAAACCGGCTCATTTAAGCTGTCTCTGATACAGGCGGATAACTGGAACACCCCAAATACCTCACTGAAACGTACCAGGAACGTCTTCTCGATCAAAAAGACGTTCCTGGTACGTTCCTGATACGTTGATGGTACGTTCCAGTTATCCGTTTACCCAAAAGGCTAACCGAACATCAGGCGAATATACTCGCTGCCGGAACAGCATATGGATGTTTTCTGATAAAAACCGCTCATTTGGCGTTTTTATTTTATACCTTGAAAAAAAGCAGAGACAATGATATATGGAGTAAGAGTTGGAATTTCAGAAATCATGATCATAATCATGGGTTTAATTATCATTTTCCTGGTGATCCGGGCCTTTATTTTTCAACCCAGAGGCTAATGAGCCGAGGAGACATCTTTTCGTTTCGTAAAAATGTAAATCAGGTAAAACAAAGCCGGCAAAATGAAGATACTCCCGATCAGCAGTGCATACGCCAGGGAATCTATCGTTTTCGTTTGCCCCTGATGGGTCAATAGAGAAAGATTCGTTCCGTTTTTCAATAACACAATGTCCGGAAAGTGGCTGTAAGTAGCTGCAAACAAAATCATAGAAACCTGAAAACCGGCCAGCAACCTCAGCATAATTGGCTGATCGCGTTCCAGAATAAAAAACATTATTACCAGGGAAATACTGGCCGCAATAATGGCAATCAATCCCGGAGTATCTCCGAATATCCAGCTAAATAACGGAATCTGCTCCAGGTAAGCTGCAAGGAATACCAATGCTCCACAGGCCATCACGATAAAAATTGTTCTGCGGGCTTTTCTGG
This region of Pedobacter steynii genomic DNA includes:
- a CDS encoding TonB-dependent receptor — encoded protein: MKKITLLLTLIFSSVFLFAQDSPKGQNPPPPLPTREISGIVKDSTDLGVIGATVSLTSDKDTLKTSTNADGIFIFKNVKSATYTLLVQSIGYTASKPVRYKQNDAIPRIVMDPITLKEEKNQLNEVVINGTPSITYKTDTVEYKASDYIVRKNATVDELLKKMEGMEVGTDGTVTHQGQTLTKAKLNGKEYLGGDLANAIKNLPAEIVEKIQVVDDYGDQAARTGVKDGDPEKILNITTRTDKSVGNMANINVGAGNNKRFESGLFATRVSGNQTIGVNGRFNNTVNGVASSGDNGGNSGGNSGGGGRGGNNGGNTNANSGSSSGSGGTTQAGNGSFSYRDKVSKKVEVNLNYGFSSTDVNSLNNSTAKRFAAIDPNSDAPPVDNVTNEVKNSIADNLTKSHNIRLEIEAELDSNNFLKVIPTFRYNSTNNSRLDTIFQDGFNHRDEFSKNSSKNTRPQVGATIFYQHLFSKPRRNISAQVELNSNNQDAEQVQDSRYIFYTDIAETQRRDSLVNRIIARKNLQDNYRGSLTYVEPLSLNTQLEFNAQINYNGYDNTATTRNIGPNGNLAVIDSLSNIYDYSFTQGRIALNYRYGMDRNSKVRFSLGLTAVPAVLSGTKLSLGTTTQRNSFNMIPIARFEYLWSRQHKLQINYSGTAVEPTFDQIQPVRDVSNPQNPIVGNPDLLAAFTHTINANYNNYIANSKLNYSVNLNGTMTDNAVIRNTVQIKQSLAGGVTNYINETRYLNQNGIYRINANYSVNKQLNDRKYNLALSGSVSYDHRMSMTNGLQNNTNVLTMVERFGPRINPTEWFEINPNVSYNHTKSTNSLLTNANSNTNTLALNVDGRVYLWDTYLFGYSASKNYVRGISSNLTSNPFVINMYVEKELFDRRGKITFQAFDLLNQNNFVNQDVSDNAIIDTRSNALSRYFMVRLSMRLQKWTGAKGKNGRGIMRRGDGSFM
- a CDS encoding triple tyrosine motif-containing protein produces the protein MGKPLLLFTLSFLSFFPGFSFLSQAQDQMASPQIVNYNNEQYKAGIQNWDLAQDKNGILYFGNNEGLLSFNGAFWNLVRLPNFTSVRSIEIDSKNRIFVGGQDEAGYFFPDDHGVLKYHSIVSLIPEKYRKFADIWNVSILNDEVIFRTTTAIIHYKDGAVKVYKPEVSWEFAGQANGQLFAHSKGKGLMVYEDNVWKPYCSDPVLNNSAVTAIMKYGKDTLLVSTLKNGLFLMKDKKLIAKKTSLDGIFYNDRIYYAKEMEGDKYLIGTTSGGVMILSKSGKLVQRYTYKQGLQNNNVRGCIIDNNKNLWLALDDGIDYIAINSAVKNIFPDKNKQITSYAVAGFNNHLYIGTSNGLYVAPIESGLKDLSLSKGVFREVSNTKGQVWSLSELNGHLLMGHEDGFSVIERDIARQIYSVPGTWLFQPVSNVFPSADIIAGSYLGLQKISYQNGNFINGNKVEGITESLRFIAFDNDNQVWASHPYHGVYKIELSPDYKRITKSVLYTDKQGLPSWMYNYVFKVKNRVVIATEQGVYEYDAAGNKFKPFPLLNTALKGMPIQYLKEDSKGNVWFVSNKKVGVLDFTRPRGNLPFSVHYFPQLDGKVVGGFESIYVMNAENVFIGANKGAYHLNYTKYLENISRPKLVMGTIRLIGKTDSVIFGGYYMKKNDLSTSQDPASALRLSNTFNSLHFEYSSTLFEHQKNIEFSYQLTGFDKSWSPWAQKTEKDYTNLPAGKYTFTVKARNSVGNESEPVSYSFEVLPAWYQSVWAYILYLLLVGLIIYLFFKWQKKKHILAQAKLSYLHQLEMDRSEKEIVRLEYEKLEADVDYKNRELSTMTMHLVQRGKVLAKIKDVISTVIKNHDINDSSPSFRHLIRLIRDVEKSDQDWDNFSMHFNSVNADFFNRLKDLYPDLTPNELKLSAYLKMNLSTKEIAQLMNITIKAVEVGRYRLRKKLRLMPETNLYDFLITISRSDVAG
- a CDS encoding SusC/RagA family TonB-linked outer membrane protein; the encoded protein is MKRSITLIFFVCCLLILPFITKAQELTVTGRVTEKADGKPLPGVTVTIQGSSKATSTDGSGKYAIVAPNGAKLEFRQLGMKAQVITVSGNTINVALESDETALSEIVVIGYGTQKKSLVTGAISSIKAEDLKTVSSGRIDQALQGRTAGVNVIPSSGAPGAGMSIRVRGAGSNRKSDPLYIVDGVRAGGIEFLDPSEVSNIEILKDAASAAIYGAEGANGVVIITTKSGKANTEVINYSFQYGSQSARNNVKPMNALQYQQYLAEAKLTGPTLAQAQAVGTGTNWVDEVFDTAPLQHHTLNFSGGSEKSTYLIGMNYFTQKGIIGSDKSKFDRVTVRINSDHKMKSWLNIGERLSYSNFTNRGISENTEYGSVVGSMLAYDPLTPVTYTGELPAHVKNALASNFPLVRDGKGNYYGISPYVQGEYGNPLAMIATTNSRTNQNKLVGNVFADVEPIAGLKFTTRFGIDAAFVRNHAWNPTSWYSSEKTTPIANGSDYQRNYFNWQWENYLTYNKKIGDHNFSVLAGTSAIKRMYNNIEGSYSGIFRNEDKWAYPEYVLEAKEKLSTFTGRYDASTLQSYYGRLMYDYKDKYLFAATLRYDGSSLFPSDRRWGTFPSVSAGWVMSKEDFYTSSISNVVNYAKLRASWGQNGSLSNVPIGSWQSFVGQGQKYTDAEGNFVLGAAPTNLLNPFLTWETSEQLDFGLDLSLFNSRVTLTADYFKKTTKDLITNGAAPFIAGNGLNDVNSGNVVNKGWEFELAYNNGRESAFKYEIALNLSALDNKVTKTNPLYPIITGAGVGTGWSATRFEKDLPLWYFYGYQTDGIFQNQAEIDKYIADNKLTGYAPKPGDPRFVDVNKDGAIGPTDQTNIGDAFPDFTYGARITMSYKGFDLLAFLQGSQGNDVLMGFVRNDRRTANKPDFFFNDRWNGEGSTNTFFSAGADAKSYNSDLMVFDGSFAKIRQLQLGYTLPNSFTKKISVQNVRMYVSLDDYFTFTKYKGLDPEGGNGGGNSIGIDRGVYPTPRKALFGLSFSF